The following nucleotide sequence is from Pochonia chlamydosporia 170 chromosome 4, whole genome shotgun sequence.
ATGAAGTAGCATTCGCAGCTGAAtcagtggttgaagatggagaggaagacgTCGTAGATGAGCCGGTTGTTTCAGCAGCGGCGGTCGATTGGGTGCTCGCAGAGGTCGTCGTAGTTTCAGTACCGGTGGTAGAAGGCGATGAAGTCGCCGGCGTGGTTGCCGCGGCCGATGTGCTAGAAGTAGTGGCTTGTGCGGTTGGGCTGGATGTCTGCGAAGCTCCGGTACTAGGGGCAGCTGTGCCATCAGGTTTGGCAAGTGGCTGGCCTGTAAAACGATTAATCTCTTGAGTACGTGGTTCGCCCATAGACAGTCACCACTTACCAACACAGAAATTGGTTGACAGATAAGTGTAGACGTTATCAGGAGTTCCTCCGCATTGCGACTTGCTGCACTCGAGAATGGCAGCAGAAAAGGTCGGGTTTGCGCAAAAGCAGGGTGCAGCGTTTGCGTCTGGGCACTTCAAATCCGATGGTTTGTTTCGGACGTTATTTGTGCAAGTTTCCTGACAGGTGATGTAAGCAAGTGCTCAAGTTCGCTCGACCACATATTAAGACAAAGGATGATTTTGGAATCAAACATAACCTGGCAACTTCAAACTTACAACACATGCGGGAGGAGCCTGTGCAGAGACTCCGAGAACATGAAGCGTGCTGAGTACGCCGAGGAAAAGTGGTAAAAGTCGACCCATGGTATCGTCTTAGTCGATGGGCGGGC
It contains:
- a CDS encoding extracellular membrane protein, CFEM domain-containing protein (similar to Metarhizium robertsii ARSEF 23 XP_007824436.1); this encodes MGRLLPLFLGVLSTLHVLGVSAQAPPACVETCTNNVRNKPSDLKCPDANAAPCFCANPTFSAAILECSKSQCGGTPDNVYTYLSTNFCVGQPLAKPDGTAAPSTGASQTSSPTAQATTSSTSAAATTPATSSPSTTGTETTTTSASTQSTAAAETTGSSTTSSSPSSTTDSAANATSSGDAAGGSTSTGLSQAAIAGIGVGIGAAVIAVAGIVICMLLKGRKRKPNQTGDNMDISRPLPGSGRMYPERSRAYRHERDHSLEKFGNDLEITSHRYEDMVPRTQPRTLV